The following are encoded in a window of Thalassotalea insulae genomic DNA:
- a CDS encoding NCS2 family permease, translated as MFERIFALNAHHTSIKQEIIAGITTFLTMAYIIFVNPTMLAATGMDHGAIFVATCLAAALGCFIMGLLANYPIALAPGMGLNAFFTYSVVLEMGYSWQVALGGVFLSGCIFTLLSLFKLREWIINSIPHALRFGIAAGIGLFLAFIALKNAGIVVDNPATFVSLGDVTAFPAVMAALGLFLIVGLANKQINGAVMISILAITLIGLLAGNIEYQGLISSPPSISPTLMQLDIAGAFNVGMISVVFAFLFVDLFDTSGTLIAVAQKGELLDSKGNLPRLGKALLADSTATVAGSMLGTSTTTSYVESTAGVAAGGRTGLTAVVVGVLFLLALFFSPLAGMVPAYATAGPLFYVAVLMLAGLVQVDWHDLSDAVPVAIICITMPLTFSIAHGITFGFISYVAVRLFSGQYKQLNPSVIVLALLFLMKVIFIG; from the coding sequence ATGTTTGAAAGAATTTTTGCCCTTAATGCCCATCATACTTCGATTAAACAAGAAATAATTGCCGGGATCACTACGTTTTTAACAATGGCCTATATTATTTTTGTTAATCCCACCATGCTGGCTGCAACAGGGATGGATCATGGTGCTATTTTTGTTGCCACCTGCCTGGCCGCAGCTCTGGGTTGCTTTATTATGGGACTGCTTGCCAATTATCCGATTGCCTTAGCACCAGGCATGGGATTAAACGCGTTTTTTACCTATAGTGTGGTCCTGGAAATGGGCTATAGCTGGCAAGTCGCACTTGGTGGTGTATTTCTCTCTGGCTGTATTTTTACCTTGTTAAGCTTATTTAAATTAAGGGAATGGATCATCAATTCCATTCCTCATGCTTTACGTTTTGGTATCGCTGCTGGCATTGGCTTGTTTTTAGCTTTTATTGCGTTAAAAAATGCCGGCATTGTTGTTGATAACCCGGCAACCTTTGTTAGCCTTGGCGATGTTACTGCGTTTCCAGCGGTAATGGCAGCATTGGGCTTATTCCTGATTGTCGGCCTAGCAAATAAACAAATCAACGGCGCGGTAATGATCTCAATATTAGCTATTACCTTAATAGGCTTACTTGCCGGTAATATAGAATATCAAGGGCTGATATCATCGCCGCCGTCGATCAGCCCCACGTTGATGCAATTGGATATTGCCGGCGCTTTCAATGTTGGGATGATCAGCGTTGTTTTTGCATTTTTATTTGTCGATTTATTTGATACCTCAGGCACGCTGATTGCCGTTGCACAAAAAGGAGAGCTACTCGACAGTAAAGGTAATTTACCGCGTTTAGGTAAAGCACTACTAGCTGATTCTACCGCAACAGTTGCCGGTAGTATGCTTGGCACCTCAACAACTACCAGTTATGTAGAAAGCACCGCTGGCGTTGCCGCTGGCGGCAGAACTGGCCTAACGGCTGTTGTAGTAGGCGTACTGTTTTTATTGGCGTTATTCTTTTCACCATTAGCAGGTATGGTACCCGCATACGCAACGGCTGGCCCATTATTTTATGTCGCAGTACTCATGTTAGCAGGTCTAGTACAGGTAGACTGGCATGACCTTTCAGACGCTGTCCCTGTAGCTATTATCTGTATTACCATGCCACTTACTTTTTCTATCGCTCATGGCATTACTTTTGGTTTTATCAGTTATGTTGCAGTTCGCCTGTTTAGTGGGCAATATAAACAACTTAATCCTAGCGTCATAGTGCTAGCGCTACTATTTTTAATGAAAGTTATTTTTATCGGCTAA
- a CDS encoding glucosaminidase domain-containing protein yields MFKTWLIRASLFAVFIIALVKPLIEQQQYQVADKQDDQVSAKSQVEQPLHNVDLPEFADIKDVKQKKKQFFAFIKPAIDDENDRISRLRKQLFVIEQKLVQSQALTAEESQLMQQLAKKYKVSKKLSPVDKIKELLTRVDIVPKELILVQAANESAWGTSRFARIGLNFFGIWCYKKGCGMVPNGRDEGLKHEVAAFQSVEKAVQHYLFNINTNAAYRVFRIIRSQLRQQDKPLSAQILATGLLPYSERGTDYVLEISEMIRHNQRYFDSYASE; encoded by the coding sequence GTGTTTAAAACATGGTTAATCAGGGCAAGTTTATTTGCGGTTTTTATCATTGCTTTAGTTAAACCGCTGATCGAACAACAGCAATATCAAGTTGCAGATAAACAAGATGATCAAGTTAGTGCAAAGTCACAAGTTGAACAGCCTTTGCACAATGTAGACTTGCCTGAATTTGCTGATATTAAAGATGTTAAGCAAAAGAAAAAACAATTTTTTGCTTTCATTAAACCGGCAATTGATGATGAAAATGACCGTATTAGTCGTTTACGAAAACAATTATTCGTAATTGAGCAAAAACTTGTTCAGTCGCAAGCGTTAACAGCGGAAGAAAGCCAGTTAATGCAGCAATTAGCAAAAAAATACAAAGTCAGTAAAAAATTGTCACCGGTTGATAAAATTAAGGAATTATTAACTAGGGTTGATATCGTACCGAAAGAGCTAATTTTAGTTCAGGCGGCGAATGAATCCGCGTGGGGAACATCTCGTTTTGCCCGTATAGGGTTAAATTTTTTCGGCATCTGGTGTTATAAAAAAGGTTGCGGCATGGTACCTAATGGGCGAGATGAAGGGCTTAAACACGAAGTGGCGGCGTTTCAATCAGTAGAAAAGGCTGTGCAGCATTATCTTTTTAATATTAATACTAATGCAGCATATCGGGTATTTCGCATTATCAGAAGTCAGTTACGCCAACAGGATAAGCCATTATCTGCGCAAATATTAGCGACAGGTTTATTGCCGTATTCTGAAAGAGGTACAGATTACGTACTTGAGATCAGTGAAATGATCAGACATAACCAGCGTTATTTTGATAGTTATGCCAGTGAGTAG